From the genome of Gimesia sp., one region includes:
- a CDS encoding helix-turn-helix domain-containing protein produces MSGKAARIELTTCMREILTMLTQQRNGRQEIIVRARIILLAFERHKNQAIAAIVDRCSKTIGLWRRRWRDSFPALLQMEFALNRSAYIRAIMDTLSDAPRSGSPGCFTNQQIIEVIALACKDPQNSGRPVTSWTGAELADEAQRRQLVDAISASHVNRVLREVNLKPHRSRYWCNTTEQDPEKFQREVETVCRTYREAQQLADEQRTHTVCVDEMTSLQANERRAETKRARPGQPAREEFQYTRHGTVCVTANWHVTQGQLLATTITETRDNHDFARHIAQTIATDPQAG; encoded by the coding sequence ATGTCAGGCAAGGCTGCCCGTATTGAATTGACGACGTGTATGCGCGAAATTCTAACCATGTTAACTCAGCAGAGGAATGGCAGACAGGAAATTATTGTCCGGGCCCGGATAATTTTACTCGCCTTTGAAAGGCACAAAAATCAAGCCATTGCGGCGATCGTGGATCGATGTTCGAAAACCATCGGACTCTGGAGACGTCGCTGGCGGGACTCTTTTCCAGCACTGCTGCAGATGGAGTTTGCCCTGAACCGAAGTGCCTATATCCGGGCCATCATGGATACACTCAGTGATGCACCTCGCAGTGGATCACCGGGGTGTTTCACCAACCAACAAATCATAGAAGTGATTGCCCTCGCCTGTAAAGATCCCCAGAACAGTGGTCGCCCGGTGACTTCCTGGACGGGAGCCGAGCTGGCTGATGAAGCACAACGACGTCAACTGGTCGATGCGATTTCCGCCAGCCATGTTAACCGTGTCCTGCGCGAAGTGAATCTGAAGCCGCATCGCAGCCGTTACTGGTGCAACACGACTGAACAGGACCCTGAAAAGTTTCAACGCGAGGTAGAGACAGTCTGTCGAACCTATCGGGAAGCACAGCAGTTAGCTGACGAGCAGCGAACGCACACGGTCTGCGTTGATGAAATGACCAGCCTGCAGGCCAACGAACGGCGGGCTGAAACAAAACGGGCACGTCCCGGACAGCCGGCCAGAGAAGAGTTTCAATATACGCGACATGGTACCGTCTGCGTGACTGCCAACTGGCATGTAACACAGGGACAACTCCTGGCCACGACGATTACCGAAACACGTGACAATCATGACTTCGCCCGACACATCGCACAGACCATCGCCACTGATCCACAGGCGGGCTGA